A single Anopheles arabiensis isolate DONGOLA chromosome 2, AaraD3, whole genome shotgun sequence DNA region contains:
- the LOC120902257 gene encoding mucin-19 isoform X3 encodes MSSGDNDLAAFDGRRIQREVSDERTQQVASVVGDSALLATSISIPKQPVHYLDNQQQQQPDEWATQHHAIISTHRATVDRKSPAWPPGSSLHAAAPNATSAQYVEHSEPRALTEGNGVLAPDGSLLNAAPHTDSVKQVIDHSTSSGSGSNSVMRDPQESHHRAAPSAAPLGEVESGEDDSDCVVVPSTERKVEPLKINLARDREPIRTVIKLTSGAAGSGGPDHFQQLSPTIRDVPGSPKITIKPPKPPPSMVAENPSISGLAAAASSSAGSSATLTGTEHHGNNCVGYSAVLPAYSSIPKLTIKPIINPADEPTATEGSSSATGTAAAAAATVEQMHIIPKLLIKGSASSLEASHGRDGAVEPHIVPKLTIRGVNNHNHHHHHHQQQSPLDTATYPSDGLPSVGESRGESSGTGSPTPLVPKLTIKMDNHHPHHHHHHHHHNSLRVKEAADGVEAGVPGGPIPKLHIKTNQQDGTTTAVNSSLSAGANCSTSATLGSSPVLTSLEGVKVTIKPLPEPPKLPKLTIKTTGLGTVAETSDVSMVSSTSNSFSPKLLPSVVGCSGEQLQHHSVGAGGAPGVSQLLQQHQSQQPASPSDQHSNISSSSIPKLTIKPMPPKETTQNCSAEGSSSAGTAELPPTVPKLTIKPILPPAKQSGEDSSSSSETSINSLESSPISSCSSAPTSAAVTTSPTTALRMTIKVPSSAPHQQQQHETNPAGHSASTALAGSPTSSAAAGGAAVVTRLNIKPILPPPPQTNAELMSGTVHATDRSLLTSDDGDSTPPSCDDSHKPIVIPKVTIKTLANPRGQETEILSTPKVTLKPIPKPQDDAAGSPVERHPPLANNTGHSPTNSAAAGMPDGTDSPRIILKINKGSSSTTTSTTSAEQLEGAALDAAQPTSVAPAGGSISILANELKRPAASAMGGTATLSSSGSSSSVSCASSTSVSASATSSSAGSDPASPSSGGGGDQGEPGSPEVKKSKLDHTQLKLSQQMQDALEQQKGLLRQSMLQSQHQYQLQTAPNAELGRRQPTVATGATMSNSAVADVIVIDDDSKSENEAPRQEGGAREKFATVRAPHPSAGDPLALNDRELAERMYPASLLADGGAVAAPSPRSRRTRGTPRGAARQSRRGRGAAGSAAAAAAAAAAAAARQQELDASAAVSQLLGLLAQDDPEEGSSSDCMIVDEPARALNSNAPTSSSAAGLRESLTLESLLRGGSKPSAASLSGGGSSFYSSVPMAGGGGGEVEKNGTASNSSIGSVTSSVSSSVAAPALATPAGVASGRTPAAGVRMSTRRGAGQLLKDALSNKHQDRDSGVDEARTDGECGGGATPSKRPRGRPKKQSVDVATETNGGGNSNSVDGSTNDNNVLLAMAMMGGADGGPALLRPEDRALLGAQQLMEGIMPLPRTPARTPRTRGRGRGRGRGKLSLADGAASMFGGTPIAGASPVDGNVDPLFIGTPNSHDPSADAMQGFQLLFGHLQTPRGAGGSARSRGGRRGAGSRGPRTPRGGRGAAKAAMAAMLAAASATPPADLVGSFADLTAAEEAAKSQLLDALQQQQEQLLQQQMPLSPVGAAMVDVTPKPRGRGRGTRGTSGMVSRRKGVRGSAKAGRGRKALELESPMLLGVGGGGGNAASELHSGPTVPGDSKNNAIFMTPMAGGLDPNRPKLHMRALKTPKNEIKTNTPPSSAENTPSAGVTPSRTTPTVDGTGGTPGGLQVFEEDTRMSGDFNFTTPVRLLSTGDGCLQQNEESQSSYLSSTSVTLDATNQTLPSAATGAPADGKPGAELGTAEANVSEAPKEAISGVTSAGNSNSSSSRRPNKGKMEVLDAHRAQFTVDLLAEYEWPPPSPGTRGADTFMIQEQIAEYLGVKSFKRKYPDLMRRPVDMEERNFILEQGLASEKMCDLGLTAVYASEILDIMCADYPDKYEEYTRYTREKHFRELSNRQRQQQEAISAVVAAAPVDRAQLAKEKAIESAANWNCSFNKERRESRRACMDLQTYVVQVPKRQELTRPEGHQQTTPKAQPTNYPVALVPGQFSEYYTTYTPEELACYPINTVLLDPFELQEIVSSERYRKLVAAEEARLLQDDSSSSSSDSDSDDSSSSTDSDTSSGSSGSSSSSSSDDEAEGGRSRRAASSSGSSSSDNEGDGNVSVKKELRRQKRKGRPSAADGGKGNMAESTPAVPSAAVAATPVRRSSRTMSAGVPVVAPPTVVCKEPTDSDDSDVPLIAVKKKNNLATGGTVPSAGGGKRMQETVVTPVKRPPLNPFLCAVCMGPENKNKYSKPELFVRCTRCRRKAHPSCIGMSSVMYKRVQQYKWQCSECKLCMKCNRQPAAIDSKMVYCDQCDRGYHLACKGLRNLPEGRWHCNICTICGLCGAQTPEGHPNPHLSAQQRQQLAMVAEWTHEYGLNSLTNIREHLRTLCVPCVRQRKQSQQQQQQQQQPVPPKGNSENVAMLNHNNNNNTEPRKLLSGTTQGVSGIRPSPVVSGPGGVVSMKPQ; translated from the exons ATGAGCAGTGGCGACAACGATCTGGCAGCATTTGATGGACGAAGGATTCAGCGCGAAGTGTCGGACGAGCGGACGCAACAAGTAGCCAGTGTTGTTGGGGACAGTGCACTACTAGCGACTTCTATTAGCATCCCAAAGCAACCAGTACATTACCTAGacaaccagcagcaacagcagcccgACGAATGGGCAACG caacaccacGCGATTATTAGCACACACCGAGCAACCGTCGACAGGAAATCGCCTGCGTGGCCACCAGGGTCCTCCCTCCATGCTGCAGCACCGAACGCGACCAGCGCACAGTATGTGGAGCATTCCGAACCGCGCGCTTTAACGGAAGGTAACGGTGTGCTCGCACCGGACGGATCGCTACTGAACGCAGcgccacacacagacagcgtGAAGCAAGTGATTGATCATAGCacgagcagcggcagcggtagCAATAGCGTCATGCGCGATCCTCAGGAATCTCATCACCGGGCAGCTCCGTCGGCAGCACCGCTCGGGGAGGTCGAATCGGGCGAGGACGACAGCGACTGCGTGGTCGTACCGTCCACCGAGCGGAAGGTGGAaccgttaaaaattaaccttgCCCGCGACCGGGAACCGATCCGGACAGTCATCAAGCTAACGTCCGGTGCCGCCGGCTCCGGTGGGCCGGATCACTTTCAGCAGCTGTCACCCACGATCCGGGACGTGCCCGGTTCGCCCAAGATCACCATTAAGCCTCCGAAGCCACCGCCGTCCATGGTGGCAGAAAACCCGTCGATCAGCGGGCTAGCAGCGGCAGCGTCATCGTCGGCCGGATCGTCCGCCACGCTGACCGGTACCGAGCATCACGGAAACAATTGTGTCGGCTACAGTGCGGTTTTACCTGCGTATAGCAGCATTCCAAAGCTTACCATTAAACCGATCATCAATCCGGCCGACGAGCCGACCGCTACGGAAGGATCATCGTCGGCGACGGgtacggcggcggcggcggcggccacaGTAGAGCAAATGCATATTATTCCTAAGTTACTCATCAAGGGTTCCGCTTCCTCGCTGGAGGCAAGCCACGGCCGGGACGGAGCGGTGGAACCACACATTGTGCCTAAGCTAACGATACGTGGCGTTAATAAccacaaccatcatcatcatcatcaccaacaGCAGAGTCCGCTGGACACAGCGACCTACCCCAGCGATGGACTACCCTCGGTCGGGGAGAGCCGGGGGGAGAGCAGTGGAACCGGCTCGCCAACGCCGCTAGTTCCGAAGCTAACGATTAAGATGGACAACCACCatccgcatcatcatcaccatcaccaccatcacaacaGTTTGCGCGTGAAGGAGGCAGCGGACGGTGTTGAGGCAGGCGTCCCCGGTGGCCCGATTCCAAAGCTGCACATAAAGACGAACCAGCAGGACGGAACAACGACTGCGGTTAATAGCTCCCTGTCGGCCGGTGCGAACTGTAGCACCTCTGCTACACTCGGGTCTTCCCCGGTGCTGACCAGCTTGGAGGGCGTCAAAGTTACCATCAAACCACTCCCGGAGCCACCGAAGCTGCCAAAGCTAACGATCAAGACCACTGGCCTCGGCACGGTGGCGGAAACGAGCGACGTTTCGATGGTGTCTTCGACGAGCAATAGCTTCTCGCCCAAGCTGCTTCCTTCCGTGGTCGGCTGTTCCGgcgagcagctgcagcaccaTTCGGTTGGGGCGGGCGGTGCGCCAGGCGTTTCTCAACTGCTGCAGCAACACCAATCCCAGCAACCGGCTTCCCCGAGCGATCAGCACTCCAACATCAGCTCTAGCTCGATCCCAAAGCTGACGATCAAGCCGATGCCGCCGAAGGAGACCACCCAAAACTGTTCCGCGGAAGGCAGCAGTAGTGCCGGAACGGCGGAATTGCCACCCACTGTACCGAAGCTGACGATTAAACCGATTCTGCCACCGGCGAAGCAATCCGGTGAGGACAGCAGCAGTTCCAGTGAGACCAGTATTAACTCTCTCGAATCATCGCCCATTTCATCGTGCTCGTCGGCACCGACGTCGGCCGCGGTAACGACCTCCCCGACGACGGCACTGAGAATGACAATCAAGGTACCTTCTTCAGCtccacaccagcagcagcagcacgaaacTAACCCTGCGGGACACTCGGCGAGCACAGCACTGGCCGGGTCGCCCACTTCATCCGCAGCGGCTGGTGGTGCCGCGGTTGTCACAAGGCTTAACATCAAACCGATTCTGCCTCCTCCTCCCCAAACAAACGCGGAACTGATGTCTGGCACAGTGCATGCCACGGACCGCTCGCTGCTGACGTCAGACGATGGTGATTCGACTCCGCCTTCGTGTGACGATTCGCATAAACCGATCGTCATACCGAAGGTGACAATCAAAACGCTAGCCAATCCGCGTGGCCAGGAGACGGAAATCTTATCCACGCCCAAGGTGACCTTGAAACCGATCCCGAAACCGCAGGACGATGCTGCAGGCAGTCCGGTCGAGCGTCATCCGCCGCTGGCCAACAATACCGGCCACTCGCCGACGAACAGTGCCGCTGCCGGTATGCCCGATGGGACGGATTCGCCgagaattattttaaaaattaacaaagGCTCCTCGTCGACGACGACATCGACGACAAGCGCGGAACAGCTGGAAGGTGCCGCACTGGACGCTGCACAGCCAACGAGTGTAGCTCCAGCGGGCGGCAGCATTTCCATACTAGCGAACGAGCTGAAACGACCGGCCGCTAGTGCGATGGGAGGCACCGCAACGCTCTCCTCGTCTGGCTCATCCTCGTCGGTATCGTGCGCGTCGTCGACCTCCGTTTCGGCATCGGCCACATCATCGTCCGCCGGGTCGGATCCTGCCTCGCCGTCctccggtggtggcggtgatcAGGGCGAACCCGGGTCGCCCGAGGTGAAGAAGAGCAAGCTCGATCACACGCAGCTGAAGCTGTCCCAGCAGATGCAGGACGCACTGGAGCAGCAGAAGGGCCTGCTGCGCCAGTCGATGCTTCAATCGCAGCACCAATATCAGCTACAGACAGCACCAAACGCGGAACTGGGCCGGCGGCAACCAACGGTCGCAACCGGCGCCACAATGTCGAACAGTGCCGTGGCCGATGTGATTGTGATAGACGACGACAGTAAGTCGGAGAACGAAGCGCCGAGGCAGGAGGGTGGTGCTAGGGAAAAGTTTGCCACTGTACGAGCCCCCCACCCGTCCGCCGGTGATCCGTTGGCCCTCAACGATAGGGAGCTGGCCGAACGAATGTACCCCGCATCGTTGCTTGCCGACGGTGGCGCTGTTGCCGCGCCGTCCCCCAGATCGAGACGCACGCGAGGGACACCACGCGGTGCTGCTCGGCAATCGCGAAGGGGTCGCGGTGCTGCTGGatcagccgccgccgccgccgctgccgcagcagctgctgcagcgagACAGCAGGAGCTGGATGCTAGTGCTGCCGTATCGCAGCTGCTGGGGCTGCTGGCACAAGACGATCCCGAGGAAGGCTCCAGCTCCGACTGCATGATAGTAGATGAGCCGGCGCGCGCACTGAACTCGAACGCACCGACATCCTCCTCCGCGGCCGGGCTGCGTGAAAGCTTAACGCTTGAAAGTCTGCTGCGCGGCGGTTCGAAACCATCGGCTGCATCGCTGAGCGGAGGGGGCAGTAGCTTCTACAGCAGCGTCCCGATggctggcggtggcggtggcgagGTCGAGAAGAATGGCACCGCCAGCAACAGTTCGATCGGCAGCGTCACCAGCTCGGTTAGCAGCTCCGTCGCGGCACCGGCTTTGGCGACGCCGGCGGGAGTGGCGAGCGGCCGGACGCCGGCTGCCGGAGTGCGCATGAGTACGCGCCGTGGCGCTGGGCAGCTGCTGAAGGATGCACTCAGCAACAAGCACCAGGACCGGGACTCGGGCGTGGACGAGGCGCGCACGGACGGCGAGTGCGGTGGTGGGGCTACGCCTTCCAAGAGGCCGCGCGGGCGCCCCAAGAAACAATCCGTCGATGTCGCGACGGAAACGAACGGCGGCGGGAACAGCAACTCAGTGGACGGTAGCACCAACGACAACAACGTGCTGCTGGCGATGGCAATGATGGGAGGCGCCGATGGCGGTCCCGCACTGCTACGACCGGAGGATCGGGCGTTGCTTGGCGCGCAGCAGTTGATGGAAGGTATAATGCCACTGCCCAGGACGCCGGCACGGACGCCAAG GACAAGAGGACGTGGGCGAGGCAGAGGTCGAGGAAAGCTGAGTTTGGCGGACGGTGCAGCCAGTATGTTTGGCGGGACGCCCATAGCTGGAGCATCACCTGTCGATGGAAATGTAGATCCATTGTTTATCG GCACGCCAAACAGCCACGATCCTTCCGCGGATGCAATGCAAGGCTTTCAGCTGTTGTTCGGTCACCTTCAAACGCCCCgcggtgctggtggtagtGCACGCTCGCGGGGCGGCAGACGGGGCGCCGGTTCGCGAGGACCCCGCACACCCAGGGGCGGTCGTGGGGCGGCAAAGGCAGCAATGGCAGCAATGCTGGCCGCTGCTAGTGCCACACCACCGGCCGATCTCGTTGGTTCGTTTGCGGATTTAACGGCAGCGGAGGAGGCGGCAAAGAGCCAGCTGCTcgatgcgctgcagcagcaacaggagcAGCTACTGCAACAGCAGATGCCACTTTCGCCGGTAGGCGCTGCTATGGTGGACGTGACGCCAAAACCGAGAGGCCGTGGACGAGGGACGCGCGGCACCAGTGGTATGGTGAGCAGACGGAAAGGGGTACGAGGAAGCGCTAAAGCAGGCCGGGGACGGAAGGCTCTGGAGCTGGAGTCGCCGATGCtgcttggtgttggtggtggtggcggtaatGCTGCCAGCGAGTTACATTCGGGACCAACCGTACCCGGTGACAGCAAGAACAACGCCATCTTCATGACACCGATGGCGGGAGGTTTG GATCCCAACCGACCGAAGCTGCATATGCGTGCACTGAAAACGCCGAAAAATGAGATCAAAACCAACACACCGCCATCGAGCGCGGAAAACACGCCGTCTGCTGGCGTCACGCCTTCGCGCACGACGCCAACCGTGGATGGTACCGGCGGCACGCCCGGTGGGCTGCAGGTGTTCGAGGAGGATACCCGCATGAGCGGAGACTTTAACTTCACCACCCCCGTGCGGCTGCTCAGCACCGGTGACGGGTGTTTGCAGCAGAACGAAGAATCCCAAAGCTCGTACCTGAGCAGCACCAGCGTTACGCTGGATGCTACCAACCAAACGTTACCGAGTGCGGCAACGGGTGCCCCGGCGGACGGAAAGCCGGGGGCAGAACTGGGTACGGCGGAGGCAAACGTTTCGGAGGCACCAAAGGAAGCCATCTCGGGTGTGACGTCCgccggcaacagcaacagcagtagcagtcgGCGGCCAAACAAGGGCAAAATGGAGGTGCTCGATGCTCA TCGTGCTCAGTTTACGGTGGACCTGCTGGCCGAGTACGAGTGGCCGCCGCCCAGCCCGGGCACGCGGGGTGCCGACACGTTCATGATACAGGAACAGATCGCGGAGTATTTGGGCGTGAAGAGCTTCAAGCGCAAGTACCCGGACCTGATGCGGCGCCCGGTGGACATGGAGGAGCGCAACTTCATCCTCGAGCAGGGGCTCGCCTCGGAGAAGATGTGCGATCTGGGGCTGACGGCCGTGTACGCCTCGGAAATACTGGACATCATGTGCGCCGACTATCCGGACAAGTACGAAGAGTACACGCGGTACACGCGCGAAAAGCATTTCCGCGAGCTGAGCaaccggcagcggcagcagcaggaagcgaTCAGTGCGGTGGTCGCCGCTGCACCAGTGGATCGCGCACAGCTGGCGAAGGAAAAGGCGATCGAATCGGCTGCTAATTGGAACTGTAGCTTTAACAAAGA ACGGCGAGAATCGAGGCGAGCGTGCATGGATCTGCAAACGTACGTGGTGCAGGTACCGAAGCGACAGGAGCTCACCCGCCCAGAGGGCCACCAGCAAACGACGCCGAAGGCACAGCCCACCAACTATCCGGTGGCGCTTGTACCCGGGCAGTTCAGCGAGTATTACACTACTTACACACCGGAAGAGTTGGC GTGCTATCCAATCAACACAGTGCTGCTGGATCCGTTCGAGTTGCAGGAGATTGTTTCGTCCGAACGCTATCGCAAGCTGGTGGCGGCTGAAGAGGCGCGTCTCCTTCAAGAcgatagcagcagtagcagcagcgatAGTGATAGtgacgacagcagcagcagcaccgacaGTGACACGAGCAGTggaagcagcggcagcagcagcagcagcagcagcgacgatGAAGCGGAAGGGGGGCGAAGTAGACGCGCGGCATCGAGCAGTGGATCGTCCTCGAGCGATAATGAAGGTGACGGTAATGTGAGCGTAAAGAAAGAATTACGTCGTCAGAAGCGCAAAGGACGCCCCAGTGCTGCGGATGGTGGTAAGGGCAACATGGCGGAATCTACTCCTGCCGTTCCTTCGGCGGCCGTTGCCGCTACCCCCGTGAGACGTTCGAGTCGAACGATGAGTGCCGGTGTGCCAGTAGTAGCACCTCCCACTGTCGTGTGTAAAGAACCTACCGATTCAGAT GATTCCGATGTTCCGCTGATTGCCgttaagaagaaaaataatctcGCCACAGGTGGTACGGTACCTTCGGCGGGTGGTGGTAAACGAATGCAGGAAACGGTTGTAACACCGGTGAAACGGCCCCCGTTGAATCCGTTCCTGTGCGCCGTTTGCATGGGTCCGGAGAATAAGAACAAGTACAGTAAACCGGAACTGTTTGTACGCTGCACTCGTTGCCGTCGGAAAG CCCATCCGTCCTGTATCGGTATGTCTTCGGTGATGTATAAACGTGTGCAGCAGTACAAGTGGCAGTGCTCGGAGTGCAAGCTGTGCATGAAATGCAACCGGCAACCGGCAGCAATCGACAGCAAAATGGTGTACTGTGATCAGTGTGACAGAGGATACCATTTGGCTTGCAAGGGGCTTCGCAATTTACCCGAAG GACGATGGCATTGCAACATATGCACCATTTGTGGTTTATGCGGCGCCCAAACGCCCGAAGGTCACCCGAACCCGCACCTTTCCGCCCAGCAACGGCAACAGCTGGCAATGGTCGCCGAATGGACGCACGAGTACGGCTTAAACTCGCTTACGAACATACGGGAGCACCTGCGAACGCTCTGCGTTCCTTGCGTGCGGCAGCGAAAACAatctcagcagcagcagcaacagcagcagcagccagttCCGCCCAAGGGAAACAGCGAAAATGTGGCAATGCTTAAccacaacaataataataacaccgAACCGAGGAAGCTATTGTCAGGAACAACTCAGGGGGTGAGTGGGATAAGGCCATCGCCGGTTGTTAGTGGTCCCGGCGGTGTGGTTTCCATGAAACCACAATAA